The genome window aatacctcttaccatgaaaaccctatgaatatgtatatatataaaatcatagggtcaccataagtcgtaaggcatataaccaccaccaccaccaccaccagaaggGACTGAACCCAGTGGTATCTGGggaccattgggactggcagggtgaAAGACATGGAGGCCAATGGTAGgcgcagccagagccaatggcaggttgagccaactaattctacttttatCCCCATCCATCTCCCTGCTGAGTCCTacagggggcaccactgagattaaggaggaggaagccgatGGTCAGGGCCACTCCCTGAATTAactaagcaagaaggcaggcaggtggacgcTGGCTGAGGatagactgagattggtggggtagTGCCCTGTTTGCCTTAATGGAACAGCCCCATAAGAACGTAAGACGAGCCTTGGTAGATCAGGCCAGAGACCCAGCTATGAAAACctctatgccacaataaatctgttggtctttaaagtgccatagacctctctgttgtttttgtccagggatggctaacctgtggccctccagatgttgctaaactgcagctgccatcgtccctggccactggccatgcaggctggggctgatggtgggAGTccaatgtaagaagagccctattggatcaggccagaggcccatctggtccagcatcctgttctcacagtggccaaccaggtacccactatgggaagcctgcaagcgggaCCTAACTGCAAAAGCCCTCTTCCCAGCCATGctccccagcaactagcattcctCCAACAACTGAATGAACCTATAAGGAAAACGGCAGCCTGCGATGCCATACATGCCGTTATATATATAGGCAATTTATATATATGGCTTGGCCAAGATTCTTGGCCAGACAACTGCTGGCAATGGGAACTCAAGCAACATGGCAGTGGCTGGCCACAGGTTCTACTTGTTCTGCCCCTTCTCAGTGAGCAGGAAGTAGGAGGGCAAGCTGTCTCCCCTAATCTGATACCCGAGACAGGTGGCTCATAACAGGGCTAGCCCTGGGCTTTTCAGTGATTATTAGCCATGATGATAAGCAAAACTCCACATTCAGAGGCAGGATCCcactgaagaccagttgctgggagcagCAGTAGAAAAGGACTATTCATCCCTTCATTCGCTGTTTACAGGCTTTCCTGAAGCACCTAGATAGGCACCTAGGGGACAGGACACAGGGCTAGATGGGTCCTTGGATAAggcaggaacctttttcagcccaagggccatattcccttctgggcaaccttctgggggccacaagcCAGTGGGGAGCATGGTCAGAGGCAAACGTGGTACAGGCCAACAAATGTGGATGTTACATTTGTACAGtgggttagtttctacacacacccttctctatcctccacccagaaaAGTAAAAGGCACTATCAGAATTCgaggggcacattccagccagacaaaaacattcaaggaggcgcaaagcagggccagtgaggatgTGAGCCAGGGAGGGGGGGATGTGGCCTGCAAGGGCCAGACAAAGAGGTCTGAAGGGCCGCATTCAGCCCTCGGTCTGAGGTTCCTCGCCCGTGAGATAAGCCATAGTAGTATAAAACCAGTGGGTTGTATTCCAATAAGCTttgcttagagcagacccattgaaatgaatggacctaactTAGTCGTGTTTATTCATTTTAGTGAGTTTTCTCTAAGCAGACTATCACTGGATACAGCTCAGTTAAAAATGTGTACAACTGGCAAGAtagttgtatgtttttttttttttttaaaggaagggcaACCCTTGGAAATATGCCCTTATTGATGAATTGTGTGCCAGCCAAACatccaaatttttccaagctggaCCGTTGAAGCCCAAAAGAAGAGGAGGCGGTCCTTTTCTACTCTAGTTCTAACATCCATCCTCTTTCTTACAGACCTTGTTCTCTTTGATACGTTGCTGGAGCAGTCACTCTCAGTAGAAACCTTCACCTACAAGAAGGAACAGAACATAGTGATTGCCCACCCTTTCACTGGCCGCTGCAGCTTCTTGGAGTGGGACCACGTGGCAGGGAAATTCCGCTCCTATGCCACCATCAACGGTGAGAAATGCATGTCCTTCCTCTGCCAACACCATCCGAGACTATGTTACATCACAGGAGGCAGCTgagctgtagctcagcggtacagcatctgctttgcatgcagcaggctgcaagttcaaatccctggcatctccgggtagtgTTGGGaaagcctcctgcctgaaaccctggaatgccactgccggtcagtgtagacaatactgagctagatggaccgatagtaaggcagattcctgtgctcCCAATTAGCGGGCAAAATCAACAGCACAACACTGTGCCACGCAGCAAAGACGGTAGCAGAGTGCATGCAAATGCTATTTGGAGAATTAATGTTTGTAGGAGGGGGTCATTTGCATCCCAGGTGCAGTGTAAGAAGAACTTCTGATGGAGTTGTTTATGTTGAAATGGTGCGCTGTGTTGGAGATGGTAGGCCAGAGATGGGAAATCCATGCCGTCACTGGACGCTGTTGGACTCCGGTTCCCATAAGTCCTGActggcatggccagtggtcagtgatgatgggaggggtaacccaacatctggagacacacacacactctctgtaTACAGACTGCCTTGTGTTTTTATGCTATAACGAAACAGTTAAGTTCATTCACAAGAAGCTGTCTCTCTTCTTGTGGAAGCCAGAGAAGACCTCAGAATCTCTGTAGTACAATACAGAACACTTTGCCTATGTTCCACGAGCCTTCTCCATGGTTGCCGTTCCTTTTAACGACAGCATTTCTGACGTCAGGCTTCAGTAAAGAGATTGCTGTTCATTCTCTCTGTGCTATTCCTAGGTTCCTCCACTGTGGTTTGTAAACCTCTGGTGATCGAGGACCAGCTTTTTGTGGTTGTGGCTCAGCTGTTCGGAGGCTCGCACATTTACAAGCAGCACGAAGCAGCGGCTGGAGGGTTTGTGCACATGCAGGTTATTGAGGGCTCACGTATCCGCAAACCGAATGACATCGAGGTCTTCCGCATTGAAGGAGACTGGTACTTCATCATGGCTGACAGCTCCAAGGCTGGCTCCACCACCCTGTACCGCTGGAATGGTCACGGCTTCTACTCCCACCAGTCACTGCACCCATGGTACCGCGACACAGATGCTGAATTTCTGGAGATTGCTGGCAAACCCCACCTCATCCTGGCCAGTAGCTCCCAACGCCCCGTCGTCTACCAATGGAATAAGCAGGAGTTTGTGCGCCGCACAGACATCCCTGACATGGATGATGTCTATGCTGTCAAGCACTTCAAGGTCAAGGAGGATGTGTATGTCTGCCTGACCCGATTCCTTGGCGATTCCAAGGTGAGGCTAGTGGAATGATTACTAAGTTCTATTTTGCTTCTCAGGAGGGGGAAAGTAATTATACTAGGTGAAAAGATGTTGAAGCTGCCCTCGGTCCACTCTCAATTTACATcacagcatgtctctgaatgaaGAGGTGTGGCTGTTGAAGCTGGTGCTCTAGAGGTAAATGAAGCCCCATGCAGGGAAATAGATAATGGAGAGTTCCTTAAGTCTCCATTCAAGCTTGCTCAGCTGCATTTTTAGAACCACCGTTTCCAAGCCATGAGAAAAACTAGTTTCACTTATTCCATATTAGTCAGACTTCATCTGGAGCATGGTGTCCagttatatttttttatttattattttatttatatcccgcccttcctcccagcaggagcccagggtgccaaccAGTTCTGGGTTCTATACATTAAGAAAgtagcagacaaactggaatgggttcagaggagggcagtgaaGATGGCCCCTAGTGTGGAAGCAAGCCCTGTACAGAAGGCTGAATAAACTGGGTGTGTTTAgccaggagaagagaagactggaagATATGACAGCATATTCAAATACCTAAAGGGAGGGATGgcgggatctgtcaatttcagttctcagattctcatttttccaaccttcagttcagtttgccacatttctgcagtgattagtatttttttttaaaaaaaatcttcatgaaaattgttcagcattttagtgcaaatttttaacacgtttgtatgcagttttgactgatgaatACTcctttggaagcaatttctcctaatataatgcatgtttgtatgttattttcaccaatagattcattttaatgcacactttcccccaatatatgcatttttgtaaacattggttggagaactgcattgcaaaatttggatacaggtatatttcaaaggatgtctgtgtttcagttgttCTATTgctctggaaagtgcagatttgatagtgACGGCATGAAGTGCAAAGAAGtgaatttctcttccctcccTACCTGAAGGCTTGTCATATAGATGAGGACAAAGGCTTGTTCTCTATGCCCCAGTGGGCAGTACTAGATTACAATGGGTGCAAGTCACAAGAGGGTAGATTTCAGCTAAACTTTGGGAGAAACTTCTTAACAGAAACGGGAAGAGCAGTTTTTCAGCAAGGTCCACCTACTTGTTCATTGCAGGAACTACactgcaggatgcaactacagcagaAGACTCTGCCTTCTGCTGTCAGACAGTTGGTCCATCCAGTCCTGCATTACCTgtcccagccttctccaacctggtgcccttcagatgttttagactacaactcccatcatacttgacttggggaagggctgtaggctgtatgaaaccctggaggaCAATTACccgttagtgtagacagtactgacctagatggatcaACAGTCTGACTGGGcacaaggtggcttcctatgtttctattactattggccatgcctgctgggcctggtggaagctgggagtctggaggAAAGCAGATTGACTGAGAGGCACTCAAGACCCCTGAACACAGTGTAAAGTTGGATAAAAGACCCTCCCATTTATGACAGACTCAGTGCATGCCAGAGTATGAGAGAAGGGAGGGAGCAGGGATGATAATTAATAACGGCTGGTTACCAAGGCCATCCAAAGTGTGAACTACAGTTTAGTCTAAGAACAGGGAAATCAGTCAAGCACATTCACTTTTTCAATGTACTGAATTTTACCCTTCATAAtcctaaaaaaagaagaagtttagactttcagtgcaGGATCAGTACTTCGGCATGGTTCAGAGAGCACCTCAGTTCAACAAACCATTGTATCGCAGCCTGAGAACATGCCAAGTGGCTGCAcagtccctcctcctcctctccttgtgtGCTTCAGCATAGATATCCTCATTTGTTAAACCGCAGTTTCCTTGGATGGCTTAACTGGGAAGCGGTGGTTTAAGGCTCCCTAGACACAAGGATCATAGCCTGGTTTATAAGCAGCGCCTAAACCATCATTTCCTTGTTCAGGCAACAGTAGCCACTTAGCTACCCATTGCCCAAAAAAGagaaatttataaaaaaaaaaaccacgaaAAACAGGACACTGCACAGTTTCCGCATGATAACTTATATGCATAGATATAAAACTTAGAAAtacttactataatttaaatagatctCACCACAGCGGGGAGcatcaggtgacctgtgtgcctgctcagactGTGCGCCAGGTGCTGTTAACTGCTGGTGGGCAACTTTAAGTCCCCTCTTGCTCTCCCTTCATAAACTGGACTTGAGCTGAGTGGACCTTCAGACAGACAACTCTTCTATGTAAAGGAGGGCATATAACCGCTCCAGTTTGGACGCAGTGAGAAACTGATTTAACATTAGGATACCAGTGCTGAAGCCAGGCATGCGGGGGAGGGCGGGAAGAGGTGCTCCCCAGGCACATGGCCCATCAGTCCAACAAAGCTtcgaagccagtgtggtgtagtggttaaggtgttggactacaacccgggagaccagagttcaaatccccacacagccatgaagctcactgggtgaccttggccagtcacttcctctcagcctcagaggaaggcaatggtaaaccccctctgaatgctgcttaccatgaaaactctattcatagggatgccataagttggaatcaacttgaaggcagtccatttccattccattggACCAAAATCCATCTGAATGGGGGCCTTAACTTTCCACCATGAGATTACCAACATTCTAGCGGCCATCAAGAAAGAAACGAATTCAGTACCCTTTCCTGGCTGCAGTTCTTTTAAGTAGTCTAATTCAACAAGCACAGGTTTTGCACTGGTGCGATTCACAtacactgccccctcccccacacatTACCTTTGGACAGCTCTTGGTTCACAGCTTGATTAGCAGTAGGATATCCATCTATATCAAGTACATGAaacattgccacacagaggagggccgggatctcttcttgatcatcccagagtgcaggacacggaataatgggctcaagttgcaggaagccagatttcaactgaacatcaggaaaaacttcctgttagagccatatgacaatggaaccaatgacctagagaggtagtgggctctccaacactggaggcatgcaagaagcagctgggcagccacctgttgggaatgctttaatttggattcttgcactgagcagggggttggacttgatggccttacaggccccttccaactctactattctgattctatgatctcTGCCCTAAACTTTATGGATGTTCTTGCCAAGGGGCTGCACTCACAAGGGTCTCTGCCACCTACAGGTGATGCACTGGGATGGCTCTATGTTCCGAGATGTCCAGCAGATGCCTTCCCGCGGCTCCATGGTCTTCCAGCCACTGAGCATTGCCGGCTACCGCTACGCCTTTCTAGGCAATGACTACTCCTTCAGCAAAGTGTATCTCTATAACCCCATCACAGGGCTGTTCCAGCACTTCCAAGAGCTGAGCACCCAGGCCCCGCGCTCCTTTGCCCACCTCAACGTCGACAAGCAAGACTTCCTGATCGCCTCCAGCTTCAAGGGCCAAACACATATCTACCGGCATGTCATCATCGACCAGAGTGCCTGACCCCGGCGATGGCAGGGTCGAGGATAAGAGGCAGCCACCATGGGGAGAGGAAGTGCAGGAGTGGAGCCAGCCCCTGGGGGAAGTGCAGTGCCAGAGGCAACCACTAGGGGGACAGCACGGGATGCAGATGCTGTTGAGAGTGCAATTCTCCAGTGGCACCAGGAGGGGGAGGACTGGGTAACAGCTAGCCAGTGGGTGGAAGCCAGGTAACTGAAGAGCCATAATCACTAGCATGTGAAAGAAATGGCAACAAGAACAGTCAAcaggaagcttttttttttttacccactggaaTAAACGGATCCTGTGACTACTGGACATAGCAGGTCCAAATAGCCCACACCACACATTTTGCAGTGGGGCTAAACTGAGCATCTTCACAGATGGGGGCATGTCAATTTGGAGAGGCAAACCTTGCTTAGAAACACTCCGGATCTTGTTCCCAGGCAATCATTTCTTCGGCATTGAAAGTGTGGATGCTCTCCCTTTAATTTCTTGTTGTAACATGAAGATTTGTGTTTTCCCTCCCTCATCTCTTTTTATTCTCTTTTTAAAGGGTTCAGTGGAAGCAATTGCCCATTGCTTGTTCTCTCTGCTTGCTTATTTTCCtacatttttcttcctttttaaaatgcatgattaaaaaaaatgtttgggcGATCCAGCAAAAAGTAAGCTGCAACCCGAtgcccacttatctgggagcaagCCCTGTTGAACTCCATGGGAGCTACATTTATGTGGAAGCAAGTCTTGTGGCATTCAGTGACACTCCTAAACAGGTGCATATAAAAAAGATACTCAGTTTGCAATTACTGGCTGCTGGGTTGCATCAAATGTGTTTTCAATGGCTGTTTTCAGTCTTACAGGTTTTTTTATATATCTCTCATTTTAAGCACTACACAGTGTCAGGTTGTTAAAGCACAACTGAAGCATAAGCTTAACTTTTAAGCACATAAGGCATCCCCACTCCTCTTGATGTGtggagggggagaaattcaaggGGGCACAGGGTAGGATGGACTCACTGATAGG of Rhineura floridana isolate rRhiFlo1 chromosome 15, rRhiFlo1.hap2, whole genome shotgun sequence contains these proteins:
- the LOC133370535 gene encoding leucine-rich glioma-inactivated protein 1-like, translating into MGWRLGLGGAGAPLLLLLLLAGQGSVGRRYPKRKCPLGCTCTKDTAMCERVKEIPRDLPQNLFSLSIIRSGFTEILEGSFQHVPSLQLLLITYNSLELIGDDAFVGLIHLEYLFIEQNRIETISKNAFRGLKNLLHLNLANNNLKTLPRHLFRGLDALTSVDLRGNAFHCDCKLKWLVEWLGHTNAQVEPIECRSPAELNRTSLSELRPGGFNCITTDLVLFDTLLEQSLSVETFTYKKEQNIVIAHPFTGRCSFLEWDHVAGKFRSYATINGSSTVVCKPLVIEDQLFVVVAQLFGGSHIYKQHEAAAGGFVHMQVIEGSRIRKPNDIEVFRIEGDWYFIMADSSKAGSTTLYRWNGHGFYSHQSLHPWYRDTDAEFLEIAGKPHLILASSSQRPVVYQWNKQEFVRRTDIPDMDDVYAVKHFKVKEDVYVCLTRFLGDSKVMHWDGSMFRDVQQMPSRGSMVFQPLSIAGYRYAFLGNDYSFSKVYLYNPITGLFQHFQELSTQAPRSFAHLNVDKQDFLIASSFKGQTHIYRHVIIDQSA